In a single window of the Elaeis guineensis isolate ETL-2024a chromosome 6, EG11, whole genome shotgun sequence genome:
- the LOC105047519 gene encoding respiratory burst oxidase homolog protein A, protein MHRNEGFKEFALELYDALRRRRRMKAEKISKDELYEFWSQITDQSFDSRLQIFFDMVNKNEDGRITEAEVKEIIMLSASANKLARLKEQAEEYAALIMEELDPERLGYIELWQLETLLLQKDTYLNYSQALSYTSQALSQNLAGLRKRGPIRKLSTKLGYYLEENWKRLWVMALWIGVMVGLFTWKFIQYRNRYAYQVMGYCLTTAKGAAETLKLNMALILLPVCRNTITWLRSTRLSRALPFDDNINFHKTIAAAIVIGVILHAGNHLSCDFPRLIASSGQKYQGLTRDFGQTKPTYMKLVRGPEGITGILMVLCMLVAFTLATRWFRRSLVKFPKPFDRLTGFNAFWYSHHLFIIVYMLLIVHGQFLYLIHHWYRKTTWMYLAVPILLYAGERTLRTFRSGYYSVRLLKVAIYPGNVLTLQMSKPPAFRYKSGQYMFVQCPAISPFEWHPFSITSAPGDDYLSIHIRQLGDWTRELKRVFSEACEPPVPGKSGLLRADETTKKSLPKLLIDGPYGAPAQDYKKYDVLLLVGLGIGATPFISILKDLLNNIVKMEEQADSISDYFPPPGQNGRVDLGTILKASRPKWTLKTTNAYFYWVTREQGSFDWFKGVMNEVAELDQRGIIDMHNYLTSVYEEGDARSALITMVQALNHAKNGVDIVSGTRVRTHFARPNWKKVFSRICSKHPYAKIGVFYCGAPVLAQELSKLCFEFNQKGTTRFDFRKEHF, encoded by the exons ATGCATAG GAATGAAGGATTCAAGGAGTTCGCATTAGAATTATATGATGCATTGAGACGGAGGAGGAGAATGAAAGCGGAGAAGATAAGCAAAGATGAGCTGTACGAGTTTTGGTCTCAGATCACTGATCAGAGCTTCGATTCTCGCCTCCAAATCTTCTTTGACAT GGTGAACAAGAACGAAGATGGACGAATTACAGAAGCAGAAGTTAAAGAG ATAATTATGCTGAGTGCCTCGGCAAACAAGCTGGCGAGACTCAAAGAACAGGCGGAGGAATACGCAGCTCTAATCATGGAAGAATTGGATCCCGAAAGACTCGGTTATATCGAG CTATGGCAACTGGAAACCTTACTGCTTCAAAAGGACACGTACCTGAACTACAGCCAGGCGCTGAGCTACACCAGCCAGGCATTGAGCCAAAACCTGGCAGGGCTGAGGAAGAGAGGGCCCATCAGGAAGTTGAGCACCAAGCTGGGCTACTACTTGGAAGAGAATTGGAAAAGATTGTGGGTGATGGCACTTTGGATTGGAGTGATGGTAGGGCTGTTCACCTGGAAGTTTATTCAGTATCGGAACAGGTACGCGTACCAGGTGATGGGGTATTGCCTCACCACGGCCAAAGGTGCTGCCGAGACGCTGAAGCTCAATATGGCTCTCATTCTCCTTCCCGTGTGCCGGAATACTATTACTTGGCTTCGCTCCACCCGGCTTTCCCGTGCCCTTCCATTCGACGACAACATCAACTTCCACAAG ACCATAGCGGCAGCAATCGTAATAGGGGTAATACTCCACGCCGGGAACCACCTCAGCTGCGACTTCCCACGTTTGATAGCAAGCTCGGGACAGAAGTACCAAGGCTTGACGCGCGATTTTGGCCAAACCAAGCCAACCTACATGAAGCTGGTCCGCGGCCCCGAGGGCATTACTGGAATCCTAATGGTTCTCTGCATGCTGGTGGCCTTCACCCTCGCCACCCGCTGGTTCCGCCGAAGCCTGGTCAAGTTCCCAAAGCCCTTCGACAGGTTAACTGGCTTCAATGCTTTCTGGTACTCCCACCATCTCTTCATCATTGTCTACATGCTTCTCATCGTCCATGGACAATTCCTCTACCTCATCCACCATTGGTACCGGAAAACG ACATGGATGTACCTTGCTGTTCCTATTCTTCTATATGCTGGGGAGAGGACTTTAAGGACCTTCAGATCCGGCTATTACTCGGTCAGACTCCTGAAG GTTGCTATATATCCGGGTAATGTTTTGACCTTACAAATGTCCAAGCCTCCAGCATTCCGCTACAAGAGTGGACAGTACATGTTTGTCCAATGTCCGGCCATCTCGCCCTTTGAATG GCACCCTTTCTCAATAACTTCAGCTCCCGGGGATGATTACCTCAGCATCCACATCAGACAACTAGGTGATTGGACCCGAGAGCTTAAGCGAGTGTTCTCAGAGGCTTGTGAACCTCCAGTGCCTGGAAAGAGTGGCCTCCTCAGAGCAGATGAGACGACCAAGAAAAG TCTACCGAAGCTCTTGATAGATGGACCTTACGGTGCTCCAGCTCAGGACTACAAGAAGTATGATGTCCTACTGCTTGTCGGACTTGGAATTGGGGCTACGCCTTTCATCAGTATATTGAAGGATTTGCTTAACAACATTGTAAAAATGGAAGAGCAAGCA GATTCTATCTCGGATTATTTCCCGCCCCCGGGTCAGAACGGACGGGTTGATCTGGGCACAATTCTCAAGGCCTCGCGACCAAAGTGGACTCTCAAAACAACCAATGCATACTTCTACTGGGTGACTCGCGAGCAAGGCTCCTTCGATTGGTTTAAAGGAGTCATGAATGAGGTTGCCGAGTTAGATCAAAGG GGTATAATTGACATGCACAACTACCTCACAAGCGTGTACGAGGAAGGAGATGCTCGATCGGCACTTATCACCATGGTCCAAGCACTCAACCATGCTAAGAATGGTGTTGACATAGTATCTGGAACAAGA GTCAGAACACATTTTGCAAGGCCTAATTGGAAGAAGGTTTTTTCAAGAATTTGTTCTAAACACCCTTATGCCAAGATAG GAGTGTTCTATTGTGGAGCACCAGTCTTGGCCCAAGAACTGAGCAAGTTGTGCTTTGAGTTCAACCAGAAAGGCACCACCAGATTCGATTTTCGCAAGGAGCACTTCTAA